From the genome of Microcoleus sp. AS-A8:
AAACCGAAAGTCGTACTGCTCTTTTGCCTCCTGCTTGCGTTGTTCCCAGTTCTGCTTGGCTTCGCCGTGCGCTCCCTCATCCATAAAGTCCGAAACGAGACGCCCCAGTATTTCCTGGATGCTATAGCCCAGCATCTGAGCCATGCGCTGGTTGACGTAATTTATCCGTCCTTGAGTATCCACTGTCCAAATGCCTTCGTAGGCGGTATCGATGAGGCGGCGATACCGCCCCTCACTCTCCCGCAGGTTCCGCACGCTTACCTCAAGCTGCCGATTGGTCGTGCGTAATGCCTCACATAGGGCACTGATGAGTATCCCTTCGAGTACAAACAAACTTAACCGCAGGCTGTCGCTCAGATCGAGAGCGACCCAATGGAGTGGAGCAATGAATAAATAAGTACTCAGCAGAGCCGATAAGAAGGTGGCAAACAGTCCTGTTCCCATGCCGCCATACCAGGCGCTCACCATGACTGCGCCAAAAAATATCAAGAAAGGAGACTGCGACATGGCGACCCAAGAGTTGAGCAACAGCATCAGCAGCACTGCTGTGCCAACGGCTAATACAGCAACGCCATAATGCTGAACTTGGGAGTGTGTCGCTGTTACCATCTTGTTTTTGGTTGATTGGTAGTGGGGAGCGGATGCCATTTGTCCTGATAGCTGTTGAGCGATCGCTACAGGTATGCAAATGCTCCGAGATTTATATATCCGCTTTAAAAAGTATCAAATACCCCTTAGATAGATTTGAGCGGTTCGAGGGCTACAGTGTCAATCATCCTTTAGATAGGTTAATGTCTTGTAAACTCTGTGGGGACATGGGGTGAGGGAGCAATGTATAAATTTTGAGCCACAGCTTCGTTGTGTGACTGTTTCATCTCCTATAGTTTTCCCCTGGCTTATGGGTTGTGGTAGTAGATTGAGCCGGGAGGCATCGCACCTTTATTTATCCCTAATCCCAAACGATCACAACTGTGGCACTCTGAGAAGAGAATAGAGAGAAATACCTGATATTCTCGCTACTCCCAATCATCTAATAGTTTATGCAAACTCTTTCGACGCCTCAAACTGCACCTAAAGCCCCCGAATTTGACACCACCATTCATCGGCGCAAAACCCGTCCGGTTAAGGTGGGCAACGTCACGATTGGCGGTGGCTTTCCTGTGGTCGTGCAGTCAATGATTAATGAAGATACCTTAGATGTAGAAGGTTCCGTTGCCGCGATTCGCCGCTTGCATGAGATTGGTTGCGAGATTGTCCGCGTCACCGTGCCCAGTATGGCTCATGCCAAAGCCTTGGCAGAAATTAAGCAAAAACTCATCCAAACTTACCAAGATGTACCCCTAGTTGCGGATGTTCACCATAATGGCCTGAAAATTGCCCTGGAAGTAGCGAAGCATGTGGATAAGGTGCGGATTAATCCAGGATTGTATGTCTTTGAGAAGCCAAAAGCTGACCGAAACGAGTACACTCAAGCTGAATTTGAGGAAATTGGCGAAAAAATCCGCGAAACCCTAGAACCTCTGGTTATTTCCCTACGCGATCAGGGTAAAGCGTTGCGGATTGGGGTAAATCACGGTTCCCTGGCTGAACGGATGCTGTTTACCTATGGCGATACGCCAGAAGGGATGGTGGAATCTGCCCTGGAATTTATCCGCATCTGCGAATCTCTGGACTTCCGCAACATTGTTATTTCTTTGAAAGCCTCACGAGCACCGGTGATGGTAGCCGCTTATCGCCTCATGGTGAAGCGGATGGATGAACTGGGGATGGATTACCCCTTGCATCTGGGTGTCACCGAAGCAGGGGATGGCGAGTATGGGCGGATTAAGTCTACGGCCGGTCTTGCGCCACTGCTAGCGGATGGCATTGGCGATACGATTCGCGTCTCTCTCACCGAAGCGCCTGAAAAAGAAATTCCCGTTTGTTACAGCATTCTGCAAGCCTTGGGACTACGGAAGACGATGGTAGAATACGTCGCCTGTCCGTCTTGTGGTCGTACCTTGTTTAACTTAGAAGAGGTATTGCACAAAGTCCGAGAAGCCACCAAACATTTAACAGGTTTAGATATTGCTGTTATGGGTTGCATTGTGAATGGCCCCGGTGAAATGGCAGATGCAGACTATGGTTATGTGGGCAAGCAAGCAGGTTATATCTCTCTTTATCGGGGTCGGGAAGAGATTAAAAAAGTGCCCGAAGAGCAAGGCGTTGAGGAGTTGATTAATTTAATCAAAGCGGATGGTCGTTGGGTCGATCCTTAGTAAACATCTAAAGATAACTTCTCTTCGGGTAGGGTGGGCATTGCCCACCCTAACTGTTTATCTTAAAATTTTGAATCTTTAATTCTTCTTCAAGCTGGTGCGTTATCAGTTCTCCAAAAGGAGAGTCTTTAAAAAGAACTGATGAACGCAACAGATGACAGTGCGAAAGGGCATCTATACCAAAGGAGTAGTGTTTGATGGCTAAATCTCTTTCAAGAAGACGGCTCAACAGAAATTTAATTCGTTGGTTTCTTGAACAAGAAGACCGAAGTGAGCCGGCACAGCATCACCACACCCATTCTTGGTGGCAGGTTATGTGCCTGACGGGTGTAGATTATTTCTCTACCCTGGGCTATCAACCGGGTATTGCCGCCTTGGCAGCAGGTGCTCTTTCACCGATTGCCACCCTGATTTTGGTTCTGCTGACGCTGTTTGGAGCATTGCCGATCTACCGACGTGTTGCTGCCCAAAGTCCTCAGGGTGAAGGGTCTATTGCCATGCTCGAACATTTGCTCCCTTGGTGGCAAGGTAAATTATTTGTACTTTGCCTACTCGGATTTGTGGCAACCGACTTTATTATCACGATGACCCTCTCGGCGGCTGATGCTACTGCTCATATCGTCGAAAATCCGCTCGTACCAAGTTTCTTTCACCATCAGGCGATCGCGATTACCCTGGTGCTGATAGCTTTGCTCGGGGCAGTTTTCCTGAGAGGTTTCCGAGAAGCGATCGGTATTGCAGTCTTTTTGGTTGGAGTCTATCTACTGTTAAACCTCGTTGTTATTGGTGTCGGTTTCTCTCAAATCTTGAATCACCCATCTGCGATCGCTGACTGGCAGAGTGCACTTTTCGCACAACAGAGTAACCCTTTGCTGATGATTGGTGCAGCCGCCCTTCTATTCCCAAAGCTGGCATTGGGATTGTCAGGTTTTGAAACTGGCGTGGCAGTTATGCCCCTCGTGCGGGGCAGCAGCAGCGATACCCATGAACAGCCTAGGGGGCGTATTCGCAATACACACAACCTGCTGGCTACTGCGGCTGTGATCATGAGCTTCTTTTTGCTCACCAGTAGCTTAGTCACTATACTGCTGATTCCAGCCGCAGAATTTCAAACCGGGGGTAAAGCCAATGGACGTGCCCTTGCCTATCTGGCTCATCAGTATCTCGGCAATGGCTTTGGCACTCTTTACGACCTAAGCACCATCAGTATTCTGTGGTTTGCAGGCGCGTCAGCCATGGCAGGACTGCTCAATATCGTGCCTCGCTACCTGCCGCGTTACGGGATGGCACCGAATTGGGCACGAGCCACGCGACCTTTGGTATTAGTTTATACAGTAATTGCCTTTGTTGTCACAATTATCTTCAAGGCTAATGTGGAAGCTCAGGGTGGGGCTTACGCAACGGGCGTACTTGTGCTCATGTCTTCCGCTGCAATTGCTGTGACTCTATCAGCCCACCGCCAGAGATCTAAGGCAGGAACGATCACCTTTGCAATCATCACGCTGTTGTTTATCTACACCACTATTGTCAATATCATTGAGAGACCCGAAGGGATTCGGATCGCTACGTTCTTTATTGGTACCATTATTATCACCTCGCTGATTTCACGCGTGTGGCGGTCTACTGAACTTCGAGTTGAGCGGATCGAAATTGATGAAACGGCTCGTGAATTCATTGCTCAAGAGAGCCAGGGCACGGTACGACTGATTGCTAATCGCAGAAATACAGGCCATGTGCGAGAGTATGTTTTAAAAGAGCAACAGGTGCGGGAAGACCATCATATTCCACCGACCGACCCCATTCTCTTTCTAGAGATTCAGGTGGCTGATGCTTCGGAGTTTGCAGGCATCATCCGAGTCAAAGGCGTGGATGTGGAGGGGTATCATATTCTACGTGCCGAGAGTGCAGCGGTACCGAATGCGATCGCGGCCTTACTTCTGTATATCCGAGACCAGACGGGTAAGATTCCCCATGCTTATTTTGGCTGGGTAGAAGGCAACCCCATCCAATACTTACTCCGCTTTATCTTATTTGGTGAGGGTGATATTGCTGTGGTTACCCGCGAAGTACTGCGTAAGGCGGAAAAGAAGCCGGAACGTCGTCCTGCCATTCATGTTGGGGGGTAAGGAAATGGGACTAATACAAAGTTGTGTTCAAATATAGTAGTCGAGTAGTACGAAGGGCATTCGCCACCTTAGATTAGAAAGTAGTTGATTCAATCAAGAATTTCTAGGAGCGTTAGATGCCCGTAGGATTACCGGAATTTGCCGAAAACCCAGAAAATCGCTGCCCTGTAATTCTCCTCCTCGATACCTCTGCTTCCATGGCAGGTCAACCCATCCAAGAATTGAATCGAGGCATGGGTCTTTTTAAGGAAGATTTACTCAAAGACACACAAGCTTCCCTGAGTGCAGAGGTGGCGATTGTCAGCTTTGGGCCGGTGAAGTTACTTCAAGATTTTGTGACGGTTGACTCTTTCATCCCCCCCCCGTTAACTGCCGATGGTGTGACTCCCATGGGTCAAGCAATTGACTATGCGTTAGATTTGCTGGAAACTCGTAAGGCGACTTACAAAGAAAACGGCATTCAGTATTATCGCCCTTGGGTATTTTTAATTACCGATGGGGCACCGACGGATAGTTGGCAGCGTGCCGCACAACGGGTGCGGGAGGGAGAGAGTCAGGGAAAATTCTCGTTTTTTGCGGTGGCTGTTGAGGGTGCAGATCTCAATACTCTCCAACAAATTACTCCGCCTGAACGTCCACCCGTAACCTTGAAGGGTCTGGATTTTAGTTCTTTATTTGTCTGGTTAAGTACTTCAATGAAGCGGGTTTCTAGTGGCAAAATTGGGGAGGCAGTACCGCTTCCCCCCGTAGGCTGGGGTCAAATTAACACTTAGAGTCTAGAGGAGTTGGCATGGCTTGGAGAGCCGTTGTTCGTTCCTCTGTAGGAACTCGTCATCAAAAACAGCAGCAACCCTGCCAAGATTACGGTAATTATTGCATTCTGAATCATAATGTAATAGTTGGAGCCGTTGCGGATGGGGCTGGTAGCGCTAAATATGCGGATGTTGGCGCTAAATTAGCTGTAGAAACGGTGATGACAATTGTTAGGGAGATTGCGAACTCTCCCCAACCCAAGGAAAATATTTCCAATCCTCTCAATGAGCAGGAAGCGAGAAAACTCTTTTCTAAAATTGTGGTAGAGGTCGTCGCGACATTAGAAGAAAAAGCCATCCATGAAAATTATGCGATCGCTGACTTAGCTTGTACACTTTTAGTAGTTGTGGCGACTCCTGATTGGCTGGCGGCTATGCAAATTGGGGATGGATTTATCGTGGTTGGTTTACAGGGCGAAGCATACCAATTACTTTTCCAGCCGGACAAGGGTGAATTTGTTAATCAAACTACCTTCGTAACATCAACCCATGCTTTAGATGAGATGCAAGTTGATGTCCTCTTAGGCCAACATAAGTTTATCTGTGCCGCAACCGATGGACTAGAGAGGGTCGCCATTCGCATGAGTGATTGGACTCCTTTCTTGCCTTTTTTTAAACCGTTAGAAGAGTATCTGTGGGAAACTCTTCATCCCGAACAAGAGGATGAATACATTAAGACTTTCCTAAACTCTGAACGACTAAATGCTCGAACAGACGACGATAAAACGTTGTTGTTGTGCCTCTACGCTCAAAATTAAACTACGATGTCCATTTTTAATTTTTGACGTTTGATTGAATTATGAGAATCCTCACCTGCGTCAGTACGGGTAAACCCATTTGCCTAACGAAGCAGATTGCTAGCAGTGGTGAGGGAGCCGTTTGGCAAACCGAGCGCAGTGGCTATCTAGGCAAACTTTATCACTCCTTTGAAGATGAGCGAGTTGAAAAACTCAAGGTGATGGTGGCGCATCCCCCCAAAGATCCAAATGCTCATCTCAATCATGTTTCTTTGGCTTGGCCTGAGGAATTGCTCAAAGATCGCAATGGTACTATTTTAGGTTTCTTAATGCCTGCGATCGCAGGAGCAAAGGAACTGCTGGATGTTTATAGCTCAAAACGCCGCCAACAGCTTAAGTTGGAAGTGGATTGGAAATTCCTTCATATTACAGCGCTCAATATTGCCTCTATTATCGAAGCCATTCATGCAGAGGGCTATGTTTTAGGTGATATTAAGCCGCAAAATATTTTAGTGAATAACCGAGCTTTGCCTTCTATTATCGATACAGATTCTTTTCAGGTGTATCATCCTCACAAGAGTCAAGTTTATCGCTGCTTAGTGGGTTCAGAAGGCTTTACACCCGTTGAATTATTAGGTAAGGATTTTCGGACTACGAATCAAACCGAAATTCATGACTCTTTTCGGTTAGCCGTCATTATTCATCTGTTGCTATTTGGCGATAAACCGTTTAAAGGAAAATGGATCGGAACGGGAGACTCACCAGACCCCACTGAATTACTCCGTCGCGGGTTTTGGCCTTATGCCTCCAACAGTTTAATCGAACCAGGGCCATTTACAATTCCCTTAGAGATTGTTCATCCAGAAATTCAACGATGTTTTCTTCGATGTTTTAATGAAGGACATACCAACCCGTCTTTACGTCCAACCGCTAGGGAATGGCGTAAGGCACTCTCCGTCGCTGTCGAACACTTAACCGTTTGTGGAAAGCTAGACAGCCACTACTACAGCACAATTTATGGCAAGTGCTACTGGTGCGATCGCAAACTTCATAAAGGTCTTGATATATTTGCACCCCCAATTCCTAAAATCCAGCCACACTCAACGCTACCGCGTACATTACCCCCGCCGCCAGTTTCTCCGGCTACTTATACCCATCCAGGTGTCACCGCTGCACCCGTTATTACACGACCGAAAAAAATTTCCTCCTCTAAATTTGCTCAGTCTTCGGTTGGATTGCCACCCTTTTTTACACCACCGAAAAAAGTTTCTTCTTCCAAATTTCCCCAGCGTTCTGTTACATCCATACCATCAGGGACTCGTGCAATTATCGGATGGACGACTGGCACAAGTCTGGTTACGGGCGGGATTTTATGGCTAATCCGGACTTTTTTGGGGGATACATCAGAAACGTTCAATGATTGGGTTTTGCATTATCCCCCCGAAGTCATGCAATTTCCTTTTATCCGAATTCCCCCAGAAAATCTGTTGGATGTTATTCAACCCGTCCAGTGGGTGTCGGGGGGAGTGGGTACATTTATCGTAGGGTTTCTTATGGGATTTGTTATTGTCGCCATGCGTTGGCGTCGATAATTCAATGAAATGAAATTTATCTCATTTCTATGGTATTTTTCTGATTAATAGTGTGTATCATGAACCAGGCCAATAATAGAGGCGATGGATGTGGGCTTTTAACTCTATTACTCATTTTATTCATTTGGTCAATTGGGACTATTGCTTTCTGGATAGTCAATATTTTTGCAGCAATTGGAACAACTTTTATATTGTTAATTGATTCCCTGGCTAATGTTTTTACAATCATAGGGATTAAAAACCCAGCCATCGGTTGGTTATTGTTAGGTTGTTTTTTCGGTGGAAGTTTAGGACTCAGTCAGGGATTGAAGCGCACGGGGCATTCGTCGCAAGTGTATAAGGTATATTTAGTAGCGGCTGCTGTATTTTTTATGCTGCAAATTGTGGCTTATTCTAAATGGCAATCTCAATAACGCATTTAATACTTCCCAGCTAAAGATGAGCGAAAAGATGATTGGGCGCGTTAGCTCTGTTTGTATAGCAGTCGCCAAGGCAACTCTTGACTCTCGCCAAAGGGTGATACCAAGATCCGTCAATATGCATCCCTTCTGCATAAAAGCCCTCTGCCTTTTGCTATAACGCACCCAACCTAACCTCACAACGCTTGGCGTCTTAAAAAAAGCAGCAGGGATTCACTAATTTTTTCCGACCAATGGTCTTGAGGATAATGCCCACTTTCCTCAAGCTGAACAAGTTCCACATTCTTAATACCCTTAGCAAACTGTTGTGCAAGCTCAAAGGGAAGCCAGGGGTCTTTCATGCCCCAAACAATTAGAGTGGGTTGTTTCCAGTTGCCAAATCCGGATTCAATTTCTGCCATGGATGACTTCCATTGAATATTTTTAATCGTTGCCACCAGACTCCGCCCCGGATCAGAACTCTTGAGGAAGGGTTTACGATAAATGTCTAAATCCTTGTCTGAAATTCGGTAACGACTCCCCCCCTCCAAGGTTCGGTCAACTAATAACGGGTCTTGGGTTAACATATCTCCCACAAAGGGAAATCCCCACTGTTGCATTGCCCAGGGCAACTTGGCATCAGATGACAAGGGTGTATTGAGAATCGCTAGGCGTTCAATTTGTTCAGGGTAACGTAGGGCGTACTGAAGGCCAACGGAGGCGAGAAATCCTTGAACCACCAAATGAAATCGCTCAATTTCCAGCGCTTTGAGAAACTCTCTCAAGGCATTAATAAAGGCATCGGGGGTATAAGCAAAGTCTCGCTTGTCAGGTTTTGCAGATAAACCCGAACCAATCCAGTCAGGTGCGATCGCTCTCAACCCTTTTTCTGCTAAATCGGGCATCAGCGATGTCCAGCAATAACTGTGGGAGGGCAACCCATGAAGCAGTAGCACGGGTAATGCTTCACTTCTGCCAATGGGGTTCGCTTCCCGATAGAACCACTTCAGCGAACCGACTTCGATTGATTGTTCACTTATAGACACTTGGCTTTCCTACACCGTCGATTGTGGTTTGAGCTTACCCTCCAGTGGGACGTCAGAGCAAGCTCCACTCCTGTGGGGCTGAATTGTCAAGGAATCATAACATATCCAAAATCTTGCTCAAGAATGGAGCTTAGTTGACTTAAATTGTCTTAATAATTAAGCATTCTTGGAATAGCCGTTAACTTGAGGAGAATGGGCATGAATGCCGTTGAACAAGCCAGAAGCTTAGAATTTACGACTAAAATCGCCGCGATCGTCAATTTGTTTAAGTCAGAGTTTCCCGATGCCAGAGCTGACTTGAAACCCTGGCAAAATGACCCGGATACCCAAGAACTCGTCGATCCCGATTCGATTGATATCGGCTTCCACTTACCGGGTTGGAGCCGAAAGTTTCAATGCCGCAGCATCTTAGTGCAAATTCGGCTGTACGAAGACCCAATAATGGGCTGCCGACGAGCCATTGGCATTGAAGCCGCCGGTTTTGACCATCGCGGCAAAGCGTGGCGATGCTCGACGATTCAAAATTGGCAATTTGTGGGAGAGGGCGAACCCGTTCCGGAAGTTCAGGAAAAGCTGAAGTACTTTTGCCGCGAAGCCATCAATATTTTGTCACAAATTGGTAACAGCTAACTTCAAAATAAAGTCAAATTGAAATTTACCCCAGCCCCAAAAACGAAGCCATCAAAATCAATGTTCGGTTGGGAAGAATCTCCAAAGCTGGGACCTGCATACAGGTAAGCTCGGCTATTGGGAGTCAGGGTGTAACTCATCCGGGCAAGCATTTGGTGGTATTGATCTTGTCGTTCTTGTTGGGTGAAGTCAGCGAAGGTGAACTGATAATCGAGAGCCACTTCGAGCGGGGGAATAGGGGTGTACCCCAGGGATGCACCTACATAGTTAATTATCTGAGAGCGATCGCTGGGGTTAGCCAAACTCACGCGCAATTGATAGAAGGTATCTAGCGTGAGCCGCTTCGCTAACACGTCTCGTCGTCCGAGTTCTAGGTAAAGGGCGTGATCATTGAAAAAGCGATCGCCACTATCCTGACTAAATAACTGTCGATTACTCCAACCCAATTGGCCATAGGTGCGACTCCCAATCTTCTGCCGAATTCCCAAGTTGAAATTCAATTCATCATAGTCATACACCGATAACTCACCGTAGCGATTGATATTTCCTCCCACCGAAGCCAACAAATTAGTGTTTGGCCCCAGAGCGGGAGTTGCCAAAAGCGTCAGTCCTGCTCTGAGCAAACCATCATCGATTGGGTCAATTCCGGACAAAATATTATTGCTTCTGAAATAGCCAACTCCCCCTAAAAGGTAAACCGCAGGTTTAGAGGGAGGAGGGGGTACGGGTAACTCCCGTAAGCGCAGTTTTCCCAGTTCGGGGTCTTCACTACTCCCAGGCTGTTGTGATTCTGAACTATTCTCGCTGGCAGACGGTTGGACTTCAACTTCAAAGTTGGGAGCATTTTCAGCTAACTCCTGTAAGCGCAGTTTTCCCAGTTCGGGGTCTTCACTACTCCCAGGCCGTTGTGATTCTGAACTATTCTCGCTGGCAGACGGTTGAACTTCAACTCCAAAGTTGGGAGCATTTTCAGCATCTGCCACTAAGCTTGGCGTAGAATTGCACGGCAGCTTTTGTTCTGGAGTCAGTCTCAGCTCTTGCGTGAGTGAACAAGAGGGAGTGACGCGAACAGAAGGTGATAACTCAAGGGGAGTGAGTCCGGGAGTGAAGGGTTGTTCCCCATCTTGAGCTTGAGTAGAGGACTTCTCCCTCTGTCCCTCTTGCCCTCTAGTGGAGATAAGACTAGAGACTGGATGAGAAGCTGACTGATCAGGAGGACTTTTTGGAGAGTCAAGGGATAGAGATAGGGTACGTGATGCCGAGGAAGCAATAGAGGATGGAGAATTGGAAAACTCGGAACCCGTCGCAGGAATGAGCGGCGATTGGGATTGGGAATAGGCAGAGAGGGGAAGACGCCGTGACGCAAACAGATTGCCTGGGGAAATCCCTATGTCTTCTCTCCCCATCTCCCCTAGTGGCGACTGTTTGGCTGCCTGTGGCAGGGGTTGTGCCCATTCCTTCACCGTGTCTCCTGTCACATCGGGTGGTATTACTTCTGGATGAGCTGGGATAGCATCAGCGTCTTTAGAGGGGGCTGTGAACCCTATCGGTTCTTTTTGGTTCGTGTTCGAGACTGGAAGAGGCGCAGTTCCGACAGGGGACGTAGACCAAGCGGGCTTTGCTAAGGTAAGACCAAGCCAAAAAACTAGACTTCCCAAAATTTCTAAGCGGGATTTTTGGCATTTGGGTGGGAAAAATCCCTCATGCTGAGGTTGTAGTTGGAAAACCCGATGTTGAGAAGAAACTTGGCGACTCATAATCGAATAAATTCTCTGTTTTGAGTATGTATTTTGGTAGATAACTAAGACTTCCCAAGAAAGCAGGGCTGGGTCAGGGAACTAAATCTATAAATCTACGGTCATTTAAAACATAGACGCCTAAACTTCTATTTTGTTTACCGACGATCTGTCATAGGAAGACGAAAGACAGAGGAAGTATGAAGATAAGGACGATTAACTATGAAAATTGGGTGAAATTGTTAAAATTTCTCACCGCTCATCCCTTGTAAGCTTTATTCTTCATAGTTAAGCCTGTTTTTCATCTCCAATCCGGTTCCGATAAAAATTATTGAAGTCCTTGGCTTCTGTATCAATTGGTGGGTCTGCTGAGCCAAAAACTTGACGTTTCTTTTACACTTGGTACTCTCCAATGCTTCGCAAAATCGCTCTTTTACTCGCCGTCACCCTCTGGAGTTCTGGTTCGCTACTTCTGCCCCAGGAAGCGCTCGCCCAAACGGCTTTAACTAGGGCAGTCATTGAATCTTTGAAAAATCAAGTGCGATTGATTCCTAAAAATCAATCAGCTCGGCCTGCTCGCCCATCAGATGCAATCATCCCTGGAGATTCGTTAGCTACAGCCAAGGCATCAACGGCTCAGCTCCGCTTCAATGACGGCTCTCTGGCTCGCCTGGGAGAGCAAGCGGTATTCAGATTTTCTCCCGGTACGCGTACCATGGCGCTGTCCAATGGTACTGCACTGGTGTTAATTCCCCCAGGGCGTGGTCAAACTCGTGTGCGTACACCCAATGCGGCAGCAGGGATTCGGGGGTCAGCACTATTTGTCCGGTATATTCCCGAAACCGATACCACGATTGTAGGAGCGCTAACCAATAGCGGCATTGAGGTTTTTAATGAGGGGGCGTCTCAACGCCAAGAATTAAAAGCTGGCAATATGGCTGTGATTGTTAAGGATCGAATTGAGAAGATTTACGAATTTGATCTGAGGACGTTTTACCAAACCAGTGATTTAGCCTCAGGGCTAAATCTGATGAAGTCAGAATCGACCCCAAGTGTGGATGAAGCGATCGCGCAAGTACAAACTGAAACGTTTGACGCGCTTCAAGCTCAGTCACCTGTAACGGGTCAACAAGTGATTGAAAATCCGAGCTTTGTTCAGCTTGCGGTTAGTCCATCACAAGGCTTTCCGAGTGTGGATCGCCTCATCACTGACGAGACTCCAAATTCTAGACCGCAAAATCTTGACCTACCTGGAAACACGAGCAGAAATGGGATAGATGTCAGGACAATCTTGGATGTAAGACAAATTCGAGACTCTCAAGTATCTCCCCAAAATCCTAACCCGCCAGGTCTAGGAGGGAACTTCCCCGGTGGTGGCAATACGGGTGGGAACTTCCCCGGTGGTGGCAATACGGGTGGGAACTTCCCCGGTGGTGGCAATACGGGTGGGAACTTCCCCGGTGGTGGCAATACCAACGGTATTTTCCCTGGTGGTGGCAATACGGGTGGGAACTTCCCCGGTGGTGGCAATATCAACAATATTGTCCCCGGTGGTGGCAATATCAACAATATTGTCCCCGGTGGTGGCAATATCAACAATATTGTCCCTGGTGGTGGCAATATCAACAATATTGTCCCTGGTGGTGGCAATATCAACAATATTGTCCCTGGTGGTGGCAATACCAATGGTAACTTTCCTGGTGGTGGCAATACCAACGGTATTTTCCCTGGTGGTGGCAATACCAACGGTATTTTCCCTGGTGGTGGCAATACCAACGGTAACTTCCCTGGTGGTGGCAACGGCAACGGTATTGTCCCTCGTGGTGGCAACGGCAACGGTATTGTCCCTCGTGGTGGCAACGGCAACGGGAGGTAACTTCCCCCGTGGTGACAATACCA
Proteins encoded in this window:
- a CDS encoding FecR domain-containing protein, with product MLRKIALLLAVTLWSSGSLLLPQEALAQTALTRAVIESLKNQVRLIPKNQSARPARPSDAIIPGDSLATAKASTAQLRFNDGSLARLGEQAVFRFSPGTRTMALSNGTALVLIPPGRGQTRVRTPNAAAGIRGSALFVRYIPETDTTIVGALTNSGIEVFNEGASQRQELKAGNMAVIVKDRIEKIYEFDLRTFYQTSDLASGLNLMKSESTPSVDEAIAQVQTETFDALQAQSPVTGQQVIENPSFVQLAVSPSQGFPSVDRLITDETPNSRPQNLDLPGNTSRNGIDVRTILDVRQIRDSQVSPQNPNPPGLGGNFPGGGNTGGNFPGGGNTGGNFPGGGNTGGNFPGGGNTNGIFPGGGNTGGNFPGGGNINNIVPGGGNINNIVPGGGNINNIVPGGGNINNIVPGGGNINNIVPGGGNTNGNFPGGGNTNGIFPGGGNTNGIFPGGGNTNGNFPGGGNGNGIVPRGGNGNGIVPRGGNGNGR